The following nucleotide sequence is from Caldicellulosiruptor saccharolyticus DSM 8903.
GAAAGATGATGCAAACAAAAAAGCCTGATTGGCTAAGGATTAGAATAAAAGCAAATCAAAGTGTAGAAGAGGTTATAAAACTCTTGAAAGACCTTTCACTTCATACAGTGTGCCAAGAAGCACAGTGTCCAAACATTTTTGAGTGTTTTTCGAAAAAAACGGCTACTTTTTTGATTTTAGGAGATGTTTGTACAAGAAATTGTACATTTTGTGATGTCAAAAAAGGAAAACCCCAAGAAGTAGATAAAAATGAACCTAAAAAAATCGCTGAGGCTGTGAAAGTACTTAATTTAAGCTATGTTGTTGTCACATCTGTTACAAGAGATGACTTAGAAGACGGCGGAGCAGAGCATTTTGCAAATGTGATAGAGAAGATAAAGGAGTTAAATCCTCAAACCAAAGTTGAGGTTCTTATACCTGATTTTAATGGAGATGAAAAGGCAATTTATAAGGTTGTAAGTGCAAGACCTGATGTGCTTTCTCATAACGTGGAGACTGTGC
It contains:
- the lipA gene encoding lipoyl synthase, with amino-acid sequence MMQTKKPDWLRIRIKANQSVEEVIKLLKDLSLHTVCQEAQCPNIFECFSKKTATFLILGDVCTRNCTFCDVKKGKPQEVDKNEPKKIAEAVKVLNLSYVVVTSVTRDDLEDGGAEHFANVIEKIKELNPQTKVEVLIPDFNGDEKAIYKVVSARPDVLSHNVETVPRLYPTVRSKADYERSLSVLKVAKKMDNRIYTKSGLMVGLGETKEEVKEVLKNLRSVGCDFVTIGQYLSPSKQHYPVIEYIHPNVFEEYKEYAISIGFKHVMSAPLVRSSYLAEETTKII